A window of the Dermacentor variabilis isolate Ectoservices unplaced genomic scaffold, ASM5094787v1 scaffold_12, whole genome shotgun sequence genome harbors these coding sequences:
- the Hex-A gene encoding hexokinase A, which translates to MMSEKRKKIEAMTRDLELPNDVLQKVSAKLLDEFNKGLGKETHKSAEVKMFMTYVRDVPNGSESGTFLALDLGGTNFRVLLIDIDGDRFSMQNEIYAIPQEIMLGTGTELFEHIADCLSKFMDKYKVKDKKLPLGFTFSFPCRQEGLTKARLVQWTKGFKCSGVENEDVVRLLREAIKKRKDINIDVMAVVNDTTGTLMSCAHKNKQCRLGLIVGTGTNACYMEKLENVELWDGDQEEPRQVIINTEWGAFGDHGSLEFVRTRYDKEIDSASLNPGKQLFEKMISGMYMGELVRRVLVHLAEENLMFSSKLSEKMKTPYLFKTKYISQIESDPRGVYEEAHSVMVKMDMVGTDEDCESLKLICARVSSRAAHLVSAAVATILNKMKRPHTTVGVDGSVYRFHPRFHALMEAKIAELANPQYKFDLMLSEDGSGRGAALVAAVAVRTKKEKATKSP; encoded by the exons ATTGAAGCCatgacccgtgacctcgagctcccCAATGATGTATTGCAAAAAGTTTCGGCCAAACTTCTTGATGAATTCAACAAAGGCCTCGGAAAAGAAACTCACAAATCGGCTGAAGTCAAAATGTTCATGACTTATGTGAGGGACGTTCCCAACGGATCAG AAAGTGGAACATTCTTAGCCTTGGATTTGGGGGGCACGAACTTCCGAGTTCTGCTCATTGATATCGACGGTGATCGATTCAGCATGCAGAACGAAATTTACGCTATTCCTCAAGAAATCATGCTGGGAACTGGTACTGAG TTGTTCGAACACATAGCCGACTGCCTGTCCAAATTTATGGACAAGTACAAAGTCAAGGACAAGAAGCTTCCCTTGGGCTTTACATTCAGCTTTCCCTGTCGGCAAGAGGGCCTCACGAAAGCCCGACTGGTTCAGTGGACCAAGGGCTTCAAGTGCAGTGGTGTTGAGAATGAGGATGTAGTGCGTCTGCTGAGGGAAGCAATCAAGAAGCGGAAG gaCATCAATATTGATGTTATGGCAGTTGTCAATGACACAACAGGAACTCTCATGTcatgtgctcacaaaaacaagcaATGCAGACTTGGGCTCATTGTCG GAACTGGAACAAATGCATGTTACATGGAGAAACTAGAAAATGTTGAACTTTGGGATGGAGATCAAGAAGAACCTCGACAAGTCATTATCAACACAGAGTGGGGTGCGTTTGGTGACCATGGCTCTTTGGAATTTGTGCGAACACGTTATGACAAAGAAATCGATTCGGCTTCACTCAACCCTGGAAAGCAGTT ATTTGAGAAAATGATTTCTGGCATGTACATGGGGGAGCTTGTCCGTCGTGTCTTAGTACACCTTGCGGAGGAAAATTTGATGTTCAGCTCGAAGCTTTCGGAGAAAATGAAGACCCCATATCTCTTCAAGACAAAGTACATTTCTCAGATTGAAAG TGATCCCCGAGGTGTCTATGAAGAAGCCCACAGTGTAATGGTGAAGATGGATATGGTTGGCACGGATGAAGACTGCGAGAGCCTCAAGCTCATCTGTGCCCGTGTGTCATCGCGTGCTGCCCACCTGGTGTCTGCGGCTGTGGCCACCATCCTAAACAAGATGAAGCGACCTCACACCACTGTGGGTGTTGATGGCTCAGTGTACCGGTTTCACCCCAGATTCCACGCACTCATGGAGGCAAAAATTGCCGAACTTGCCAATCCTCAGTATAAG TTTGACCTGATGCTTTCTGAAGACGGAAGTGGTCGTGGTGCTGCTCTGGTTGCAGCTGTTGCCGTACgcacaaagaaagagaaagctaCCAAAAGCCCTTGA